One Mycolicibacterium rufum genomic window, TCCGTAGGTCGAATCGACCGGGACGCCGTAGGTCGACGAGTCCATGACCACCGAGGGCATTTTCTCCTGGACGTAGTAGGTGCCGTTCGGCGTCTGGTGGCCGCCGGCGGCCATGCCCATCGACATCGGAATCGTCTTCTCGACGACCCCGTTGCGGGTGACGGTCAGCTGGTGGGTCGTGTCGTCTGCGGTGGCGATGAGGCTGTCGCCGGTCTGGAAGCGCGACACCGCCCCGCCGGCGTCGACGGTCACCGTGGTGTGTGCGGGCCAGAACTCCAGCGGGCGCCACCGCAGCTGCGTGGGCGTCATCCAGTAGAACTTGCCGGGCACCGGCGGAACCGACGACACGTGGATGGCGCCCTCGGCGGTCACGGAGTTGTCGACGAGACCGGGGAAATCGATGATGATCGGCTGGCCGACGCCGACGGTGGA contains:
- a CDS encoding L,D-transpeptidase, whose product is MGLVLVTGAENAVAQPAPGPAAGQDPTPFVGAAPFGPPKVSPVDGSTVGVGQPIIIDFPGLVDNSVTAEGAIHVSSVPPVPGKFYWMTPTQLRWRPLEFWPAHTTVTVDAGGAVSRFQTGDSLIATADDTTHQLTVTRNGVVEKTIPMSMGMAAGGHQTPNGTYYVQEKMPSVVMDSSTYGVPVDSTYGYKTTVELAVRFDDSGDFVHSAPWSVADQGKRDVSHGCINISPANAQWFYDNFGAGDPIVVKNSGGGTYSRHDGSNDWQL